A single genomic interval of Anopheles marshallii chromosome 2, idAnoMarsDA_429_01, whole genome shotgun sequence harbors:
- the LOC128708671 gene encoding phosphatidylinositol N-acetylglucosaminyltransferase subunit H, whose product MVFLWTSAGKQIHVKIVHKSDNVLQLSVENVEAHRERHTLLILELGTLFCFAVCVFLFRLNTLHALFVLPIATLVYLYNNVIKSESLVLVKDFAMQCSTTYASGTVRNALIPIEYVQDIVINEVFYNLKVIFVLQVLTKGHLFRKKPVISLLQHLKPALPCLKIIYHELHSVLELQDC is encoded by the exons ATGGTTTTCCTTTGGACAAGTGCAGGAAAGCAAATACACGTAAAAATAGTACACAAATCGGACAATGTGCTACAACTATCGGTGGAAAATGTCGAGGCACATCGCGAAAGACACACACTGCTGATCCTGGAGCTTGGCactctgttttgctttgcagtatgtgtttttctcttcAGGTTAAACACTCTACACGCACTGTTTGTGTTGCCTATCGCCACTCTTGTATACCTGTACAACAATGTTATAAAGTCGGAAAGTTTAGTGCTGGTGAAGGACTTTGCGATGCAATGTTCAACGACCTACGCCAGCGGTACGGTGCGCAACGCTCTCATACCGATAGAATATGTCCAAGATATTGTAATCAACGAAGTATTTTATAAT CTCAAAGTGATTTTCGTATTACAAGTTCTCACGAAAGGCCATTTATTTCGCAAGAAACCGGTCATTAGTCTATTGCAG CATCTTAAGCCGGCATTACCGTGCTTAAAAATTATCTACCACGAACTCCACTCCGTCCTCGAGTTGCAGGATTGTTGA